The proteins below are encoded in one region of Thioalkalivibrio sp. K90mix:
- a CDS encoding PilN domain-containing protein — MIYINLLPWREKAREQRRKQFFGAVGGAVVVGVLLAFGAHTYMNALIDHQQSRNQMLESEIRELDRKIARIRDLDEQRQALIARMEVIQTLQARRPEAVHLFDQLVETLPDGTYLNEVRQEGERIRLTGRAESNTRISTLMRRIDGSPWLADSNLQIIETREDGSLQVRDFRLDANQTRPSDVEEDS; from the coding sequence ATGATCTACATCAATCTCCTCCCGTGGCGCGAGAAGGCCCGTGAACAGCGGCGCAAACAGTTCTTCGGCGCGGTAGGTGGCGCGGTCGTGGTCGGAGTGCTGCTGGCGTTCGGTGCGCACACCTACATGAATGCCCTGATCGATCACCAGCAGTCGCGTAACCAGATGCTGGAGAGCGAGATCCGCGAGCTGGACCGCAAGATTGCCCGCATCCGCGATCTGGACGAGCAGCGTCAGGCCCTGATCGCGCGCATGGAAGTGATCCAGACCCTGCAGGCGCGTCGCCCGGAGGCCGTGCACCTGTTCGATCAGCTGGTCGAGACGTTGCCGGACGGCACCTACCTCAACGAGGTTCGACAGGAAGGCGAGCGTATTCGCCTGACGGGGCGCGCCGAATCCAACACCCGGATCTCGACGCTGATGCGCCGCATCGATGGCTCGCCCTGGCTGGCCGATTCCAACCTGCAGATTATCGAGACGCGTGAAGACGGCAGCCTGCAGGTGCGTGACTTCCGCCTCGACGCCAATCAGACGCGGCCTTCGGATGTCGAGGAGGATTCCTGA
- a CDS encoding type 4a pilus biogenesis protein PilO codes for MNIKELNEIDFNNIGEASWAVKVLILVVIVLVILGLSYYFFIGDQRTDLERAENREQQLRVEFEDKQQRAANLEAYEEQLEEMERMFASLLELLPSSAEIPSLLVDISQTGLQAGLEIELFEPRGENRRDFYAEVPIRLRVRGDYEELAEFVSGTSALPRVVTMHDMHIRRGNSDDDLLMDATARTYRYLEDH; via the coding sequence ATGAATATCAAGGAACTCAACGAGATCGACTTCAATAACATTGGCGAGGCGTCCTGGGCCGTAAAGGTACTGATCCTGGTCGTGATCGTGCTGGTCATCCTGGGTCTGTCCTATTACTTCTTCATCGGCGATCAGCGCACCGACCTGGAACGCGCCGAGAATCGCGAGCAGCAGTTGCGAGTCGAGTTCGAGGACAAGCAGCAGCGCGCCGCGAATCTCGAGGCCTACGAGGAACAGCTCGAAGAGATGGAACGCATGTTCGCCTCGTTGCTGGAGCTTTTGCCGAGCAGTGCCGAGATTCCCAGCTTGCTGGTGGATATCTCGCAGACCGGCTTGCAGGCCGGGCTCGAGATCGAGCTCTTCGAACCGCGTGGCGAGAACCGGCGGGATTTCTACGCCGAGGTGCCGATCCGTCTGCGGGTACGTGGCGACTACGAGGAACTGGCGGAGTTCGTCAGCGGCACCTCGGCGCTGCCGCGTGTCGTGACCATGCATGACATGCACATTCGTCGGGGCAATTCCGATGACGACCTTCTGATGGACGCCACCGCCCGTACCTACCGCTACCTGGAGGACCACTGA
- a CDS encoding pilus assembly protein PilP — MRNPAQRSLGAAFALGLLATFGLSGCAPDKSDLERYIAEINERPGSGIDPIPTLEPHEPYLYPGHTRSPFDSSVIAQPELAVAQGEPGDAEVDPDRPREFLESFPLDSLRMVGSLEQDEVRYALVRTPDRGIQRVTVGNYMGENHGRIVEITATRVKLVEVVPDAFGGYVERENSVALAD, encoded by the coding sequence ATGCGGAACCCTGCACAGCGATCCCTGGGAGCGGCCTTTGCGCTTGGCCTGCTGGCTACGTTCGGATTGTCGGGTTGCGCACCGGACAAGAGCGATCTGGAGCGTTACATCGCGGAGATCAATGAGCGCCCGGGCAGCGGTATAGACCCGATCCCGACGCTGGAGCCGCACGAGCCCTACCTGTATCCGGGTCACACCCGCTCCCCGTTCGACTCCTCCGTGATTGCGCAACCCGAGCTGGCCGTGGCCCAGGGCGAGCCCGGCGATGCCGAGGTCGACCCGGATCGCCCGCGCGAATTCCTCGAGAGCTTCCCTCTGGATTCCTTGCGCATGGTGGGATCGCTGGAGCAGGACGAGGTGCGTTATGCCCTGGTGCGTACCCCCGATCGGGGTATTCAGCGCGTGACGGTTGGCAATTACATGGGCGAAAACCACGGTCGTATCGTCGAGATCACTGCCACTCGGGTGAAGCTGGTCGAGGTGGTTCCGGATGCCTTCGGCGGGTACGTGGAACGCGAAAACTCCGTGGCGCTGGCCGACTAG
- the pilQ gene encoding type IV pilus secretin PilQ → MGRKTGNNYRGLHMGSSMRALAGTVMAALLFMVSQGVAATELEEIRAASISGDRVQVNLRFSGTPPEDVRAFAIDSPPRIALDLPDAGNALRSRETDLNVGPLLTATAVESGDRTRVVLNLTQPSEYQTRVEGNNLILTLGRGVSEADSDVQQVVDRAGEPSERATRSARPVEITGIDFRRGSEGEGRVEIDLSRSGAEVNVREQAGKVELTFPRARVDESLERRLDVLDFATPVRTIDTVAERERVRMEVDAHGEYEVLSYQSDRRFVLEVAPITEAEREARRREEEQFEGERLSLNFQDIEVRSVLQLLADFTDLNIVVSDTVGGNITLRLNNVPWDQALDIILRSRGLDKRMDGNVLYVAPSEEIAARERLEMEAARDRQELEPLRTEFVQINFAQAEQIASLIRGDETGQFLSDRGSITIDSRTNTLLVQDTQSRIEDVRRLVQTLDVPVQQVLIETRIVIAEDTFNRELGARFGISGTRGDRRTRVGGAGSIEGADAARDASTAGVGGIAIGDRLNSSLPASGDAGRAGISLLRSGVLLDLELSALQVEGRGEIISSPRVITANGQTASIKQGEEIPFQEATASGATSTQFIEAVLSTEVTPQITPNGNVILDIRVTKDEPSQREVLGVPGINKREVNTQVFVGNGETVVLGGVYEIDSRTNLEKVPFFGDIPFLGNLFRNRSTENTKAELLIFVTPRVLD, encoded by the coding sequence ATGGGCCGCAAGACCGGCAACAACTACAGGGGATTACACATGGGTTCTTCCATGCGCGCGCTGGCGGGCACCGTGATGGCGGCTTTGCTGTTCATGGTTTCGCAGGGGGTGGCGGCGACCGAACTGGAAGAGATTCGGGCGGCCAGCATTAGCGGTGACCGGGTGCAGGTGAATCTGCGCTTTTCCGGCACTCCGCCCGAAGATGTCCGGGCCTTCGCCATCGACTCCCCGCCGCGGATCGCACTGGATCTCCCGGATGCCGGCAATGCGCTGCGCAGCCGCGAGACGGACCTCAACGTGGGGCCCCTGCTGACCGCTACAGCGGTCGAGTCCGGTGATCGTACGCGCGTGGTGCTGAACCTGACCCAGCCCTCCGAGTATCAGACCCGGGTCGAAGGCAACAACCTGATTCTGACCCTCGGCCGCGGGGTCTCCGAGGCCGACAGCGATGTACAGCAGGTGGTCGATCGTGCCGGCGAGCCCTCCGAACGGGCGACGCGCAGTGCGCGCCCGGTCGAGATTACCGGCATCGATTTTCGTCGCGGTTCCGAGGGCGAAGGCCGGGTCGAGATCGACCTGTCGCGCTCGGGGGCCGAGGTCAATGTGCGCGAGCAGGCCGGCAAGGTCGAGCTGACGTTCCCGCGCGCTCGTGTGGACGAATCCCTGGAGCGCCGCCTGGACGTGCTCGATTTCGCCACACCCGTTCGCACCATCGATACTGTGGCCGAGCGCGAGCGTGTGCGCATGGAAGTGGACGCACACGGCGAATACGAGGTCCTGTCCTATCAGAGCGACCGGCGCTTTGTGCTGGAGGTGGCGCCCATTACCGAGGCCGAACGCGAGGCCCGGCGGCGTGAGGAAGAACAGTTCGAGGGCGAGCGCCTGTCGCTGAACTTCCAGGACATCGAGGTGCGCTCGGTCCTGCAGCTGCTGGCCGACTTTACCGATCTCAACATCGTGGTCAGCGATACTGTCGGTGGCAACATCACCTTGCGCTTGAACAACGTGCCCTGGGATCAGGCGCTGGACATCATCCTGCGCTCGCGTGGTCTGGACAAGCGCATGGACGGAAACGTGCTCTACGTGGCCCCGAGCGAAGAGATTGCGGCCCGCGAGCGCCTGGAGATGGAGGCCGCGCGTGACCGCCAGGAGCTGGAGCCGCTGCGCACCGAATTCGTCCAGATCAACTTTGCTCAGGCCGAACAGATTGCCTCGCTCATTCGTGGTGACGAGACCGGCCAGTTCCTGTCCGATCGCGGCAGCATCACCATCGACAGCCGCACGAACACCCTGCTGGTACAGGACACGCAGAGTCGCATTGAGGACGTGCGCCGTCTGGTGCAGACGCTCGACGTACCGGTGCAGCAGGTGCTGATCGAGACGCGCATCGTGATCGCTGAGGATACCTTTAATCGTGAACTAGGGGCCCGCTTCGGTATCTCCGGGACGCGCGGTGATCGTCGCACGCGGGTTGGCGGTGCCGGTTCCATCGAAGGGGCGGATGCCGCCCGGGATGCGTCCACCGCCGGGGTGGGCGGTATCGCGATCGGCGACCGGCTCAACAGCTCGCTGCCGGCCAGTGGCGACGCAGGCCGGGCCGGCATCAGTCTCCTGCGCAGTGGTGTGCTGCTCGATCTCGAGCTGTCGGCCCTGCAGGTCGAGGGACGTGGCGAGATCATCTCCAGCCCGCGTGTGATTACGGCCAATGGCCAGACTGCCTCGATCAAGCAGGGTGAGGAGATCCCGTTCCAGGAGGCCACCGCCTCCGGTGCGACGTCCACCCAGTTCATCGAGGCCGTGCTCTCGACCGAGGTTACGCCGCAGATCACGCCGAATGGCAACGTGATCCTCGATATCCGGGTCACCAAGGACGAGCCCAGCCAGCGTGAGGTGCTGGGCGTGCCCGGGATCAACAAGCGCGAGGTCAACACGCAGGTGTTCGTCGGCAACGGCGAGACCGTGGTGCTGGGTGGGGTGTACGAGATTGACAGCCGTACCAACCTCGAGAAGGTGCCGTTCTTCGGGGATATCCCGTTCCTTGGCAATCTCTTCCGCAATCGCTCCACCGAGAACACCAAGGCCGAGCTGCTGATCTTTGTGACGCCGCGCGTGCTCGACTAG
- a CDS encoding shikimate kinase — MQNIVLVGPMGAGKSTIGRGLAGLLRRPFFDTDQEIQRRTGVDIPTIFEFEGEAGFRKRESAMLESLLERDGIVIATGGGIVERPENRERLREHFVIYLRVPVDEQFRRTRRNRKRPLLNEVADPRAKLQELFERRDPLYREIASMTLEGRGRRVRDAVRGVCDALKVQRPDLCQPRSEG; from the coding sequence ATGCAGAATATTGTCCTGGTGGGGCCCATGGGGGCCGGCAAGAGTACGATCGGGCGCGGGTTGGCGGGGCTGTTGCGCCGTCCGTTTTTCGACACGGATCAGGAGATCCAGCGGCGTACGGGCGTGGATATCCCCACGATCTTCGAGTTCGAGGGCGAGGCAGGCTTTCGCAAGCGCGAATCGGCGATGCTGGAATCGTTGCTGGAACGTGACGGTATCGTGATCGCGACGGGTGGCGGGATCGTCGAGCGCCCGGAGAACCGCGAGCGCTTGCGCGAGCATTTCGTGATCTACCTGCGCGTCCCGGTGGATGAACAGTTCCGGCGCACGCGGCGCAATCGCAAACGCCCCCTGCTGAACGAGGTGGCAGACCCAAGGGCCAAGCTTCAGGAGCTGTTCGAGCGCCGTGATCCGCTTTATCGGGAGATTGCGAGTATGACGCTGGAGGGGCGGGGACGACGCGTACGCGATGCCGTTCGCGGGGTCTGTGATGCCCTGAAGGTCCAGCGCCCGGATCTGTGTCAGCCCCGCTCAGAGGGCTGA
- a CDS encoding nuclear transport factor 2 family protein: MGGASDECLTAYYEAFRAADIERMMRLWAERPDIVCVHPGSPRAHRGVSEVMESWLLVFARELNIGIEPRIVGRQETTESLSVVIEEAITRPGDVAATGTILISQTWRRSGNGWRLQFHHASHGRRAPPSQQGMFVPDGGGSTRH; this comes from the coding sequence ATGGGCGGGGCAAGCGACGAATGCCTGACGGCCTACTACGAGGCCTTCCGTGCCGCCGACATCGAGCGGATGATGCGGTTATGGGCAGAACGTCCGGATATCGTCTGCGTGCACCCGGGCAGCCCTCGGGCCCATCGCGGGGTTTCCGAAGTAATGGAAAGCTGGCTGCTGGTATTCGCACGCGAGCTGAACATCGGGATCGAGCCGCGCATCGTCGGGCGCCAGGAAACGACCGAAAGCCTGAGCGTCGTGATTGAGGAGGCGATTACCCGTCCCGGTGATGTCGCGGCCACCGGAACCATCCTGATCAGCCAGACCTGGCGCCGCAGTGGTAATGGCTGGCGGCTCCAGTTTCACCACGCCTCGCACGGACGCCGTGCCCCGCCCTCGCAGCAGGGGATGTTTGTACCGGATGGGGGCGGCTCCACCCGGCACTGA
- a CDS encoding nuclear transport factor 2 family protein: protein MATFPSPETAETAFYEAFQAGDSDVMRRIWLDSPRCVCIHPGGERLVGTDVILESWDDILPNMRGVVIHRTELNVIPGQNLVIHTLRENLYVSGERRGVMLATNGYCLEGENWRMCLHHASPDPDPPPAWDTGRVH from the coding sequence ATGGCAACCTTCCCCTCCCCGGAAACCGCCGAGACGGCGTTCTACGAGGCTTTTCAGGCAGGCGACTCCGACGTCATGCGCCGGATCTGGCTGGACAGCCCCCGATGTGTCTGCATTCACCCTGGCGGCGAGCGCCTGGTCGGCACCGACGTCATCCTCGAGAGCTGGGATGACATCCTGCCGAACATGCGTGGCGTCGTGATCCATCGCACCGAGCTCAATGTCATCCCGGGGCAGAACCTGGTGATCCACACCCTGCGCGAAAACCTCTACGTCAGCGGCGAACGCCGCGGCGTAATGCTGGCCACGAATGGTTACTGCCTTGAGGGCGAGAACTGGCGGATGTGCCTGCACCATGCCAGCCCCGACCCGGACCCGCCGCCGGCCTGGGATACGGGACGGGTGCACTGA
- a CDS encoding carbohydrate kinase family protein, whose product MARILTTGIVTLDHTLDVERYPREDDEIRALASSSQPGGNAANTARILAQFGHRAALAAVLAEDASGDWLRDRLAAGGVETTACARYPGATPTSCILRSRDSGSRTIVHHRDLPELSAADLRRIAWEEYDWLHFEGRQPETLRTVLPRVREAVTDQPISLELEKRRPGLEACLEWADVFMLSRDWAAGIAARPEEAAADLARRYPGRIVTVTAGAEGAWLAQDELQVYCAPTPGLSVVDSVGAGDTFNAGLINALVSGEPPEQALVAAVRLAERKLQQAGFDGLAAADVARP is encoded by the coding sequence ATGGCGCGCATCCTGACAACGGGCATCGTAACCCTGGATCACACCCTGGACGTCGAGCGCTATCCGCGCGAGGACGACGAGATTCGGGCGCTGGCCAGTTCCTCTCAGCCCGGGGGCAATGCCGCGAACACGGCCCGTATCCTCGCGCAGTTCGGTCACCGCGCGGCCCTTGCGGCCGTGCTTGCGGAGGACGCATCGGGCGACTGGCTGCGTGATCGTCTCGCCGCGGGCGGCGTCGAAACTACCGCCTGTGCGCGATATCCGGGCGCGACCCCGACGTCCTGTATCCTGCGTTCGCGCGACTCGGGTAGCCGTACCATCGTGCACCACCGTGACCTGCCCGAGCTGAGTGCAGCCGATCTGCGGCGGATCGCGTGGGAGGAGTACGACTGGCTGCATTTCGAGGGACGCCAGCCGGAGACCCTGCGAACAGTCCTGCCCCGGGTCCGTGAAGCCGTGACGGACCAGCCGATCTCACTGGAACTGGAGAAGCGACGCCCGGGTCTGGAGGCGTGTCTCGAGTGGGCGGATGTCTTCATGCTGTCCCGGGACTGGGCAGCGGGGATTGCCGCACGCCCTGAAGAGGCCGCGGCCGATCTGGCCCGACGCTACCCCGGGCGCATCGTGACCGTGACAGCCGGAGCCGAGGGGGCCTGGCTCGCACAGGATGAACTACAGGTCTATTGCGCGCCGACCCCAGGTCTGAGTGTCGTCGACAGCGTGGGGGCCGGCGATACCTTCAATGCCGGGCTGATCAACGCGCTGGTCTCGGGCGAGCCCCCCGAGCAGGCGCTCGTGGCGGCCGTGCGCCTGGCGGAGCGCAAGCTCCAGCAGGCGGGATTCGATGGCCTGGCCGCCGCTGACGTCGCACGCCCTTAG
- a CDS encoding TlpA disulfide reductase family protein codes for MKHRSHGFGWVALVAASAFVLAGCEEPTPEMDTAEANGAEAADTAAEETQGDRRIDFTLPDLDSNDRQLSEWDGDLIVLNFWATWCPPCKKEMPLFQETWEEHRDDGFTIVAVAVDELSATQHFVDDFGIEFPILIGQDEAVAVGREYGNRIGALPYTVLIDRDGIIRDTHRGEVEEEDLQAWLDDYL; via the coding sequence ATGAAGCATCGCTCGCACGGGTTTGGCTGGGTCGCCCTCGTGGCCGCCAGCGCCTTTGTACTGGCGGGCTGCGAGGAACCCACACCCGAAATGGATACGGCCGAGGCCAACGGGGCCGAAGCGGCGGATACCGCCGCCGAAGAGACCCAGGGTGACCGCCGTATCGACTTTACCCTTCCGGACCTGGACAGCAACGACCGCCAGCTGAGCGAATGGGACGGCGACCTGATCGTGCTGAACTTCTGGGCGACCTGGTGCCCGCCGTGCAAGAAGGAGATGCCGCTGTTCCAGGAGACCTGGGAAGAACACCGGGACGACGGTTTCACCATCGTCGCGGTCGCCGTGGATGAACTCAGCGCGACCCAGCACTTCGTGGACGACTTCGGGATCGAATTCCCGATCCTGATCGGTCAGGACGAGGCCGTGGCAGTCGGTCGCGAGTACGGAAACCGGATCGGCGCTCTGCCCTACACGGTGCTGATCGACCGCGATGGCATCATCCGCGACACGCATCGCGGCGAGGTCGAGGAGGAAGACCTGCAGGCCTGGCTGGACGATTACCTCTAA
- the dsbD gene encoding protein-disulfide reductase DsbD: protein MHLLNLRNWLATLLVAFLLTPGLAHAIFDDDLLDPDDAFSLSAEAIDADTIRLTWEIADGYYMYREQFEFEPESEGLELGEPNIPDGEKKTDEFFGEVETYRDEVSIELPILAADSTEIELTARSQGCADLGVCYPPHFQTVSLELPGLPGENGEEAAEEEATEDEAADEERSALDEMGDLSGDVGAAGDLLEPEEAFAASLEAISQNAVILRFEIAEDYYLYRDQLDVRIAEGDGIELGPVNPPEGERHEDEFFGETEIYRDQVEILVPVLRDEDDVSEITLAIDYQGCWDGGVCYPPLTQEVSVSFDADLATEVDEDALPETGDEALDEIDTAEAAPEEADDETAAPVTQQDRIAAQLADGQIWLVALAFFGFGLLLTFTPCVFPMIPILSNIIIGQKNLTTRKAFLISLVFVLAMALTYTIAGVFAGLAGANLQAAFQNPWIIGTFVTIFIALAMSMFGFYELQMPASVQSKLSQISNRQEGGTYMGAGIMGFLSALIVGPCVTAPLIGALLYISHTGDAVLGGIALFSLSMGMGAPLLAIGTSAGRLLPKAGPWMDAIKAVFGVGLLAMGIWLLERVIPGEVAMFLWATLLIVTAIYMGALRSLPEGTSGWYSLWKGLGVVILIYGILLMIGAATGGKDVFRPLASLNQPVASTTGEQGPTEMEFTKINSLEDLEREVERARENGQPVFVDFYADWCVDCVRLERTTFQDPRVIRAMADVHLLKADVTENTSEHRELMRNFSLFGPPAMIFYDSDGNELRNYRNVGYLNADRFLAHVESAIGVTP from the coding sequence ATGCACCTCCTGAACCTGCGCAACTGGCTGGCGACCCTCCTGGTCGCATTCCTGCTGACCCCGGGGCTGGCACATGCCATCTTCGATGATGATCTGCTGGACCCGGATGACGCCTTCAGCCTGAGCGCCGAGGCCATTGACGCGGACACCATTCGCCTGACCTGGGAGATCGCGGACGGCTACTACATGTACCGCGAGCAGTTTGAGTTCGAACCCGAGAGCGAAGGGTTGGAGCTCGGCGAACCGAACATCCCCGATGGCGAGAAGAAGACCGACGAGTTCTTCGGCGAGGTCGAGACCTATCGCGACGAGGTCAGCATCGAGCTTCCGATCCTCGCGGCCGACAGCACCGAGATCGAACTGACCGCGCGCTCTCAGGGTTGCGCCGACCTCGGCGTGTGCTATCCGCCCCATTTCCAGACCGTCTCGCTGGAGCTTCCGGGCCTGCCGGGCGAGAACGGTGAAGAGGCGGCCGAAGAAGAGGCCACAGAAGACGAAGCCGCCGACGAGGAACGCAGCGCCCTGGACGAGATGGGCGACCTCTCGGGCGACGTGGGCGCCGCCGGCGATCTGCTCGAGCCGGAAGAGGCCTTTGCCGCCTCTCTCGAAGCGATCAGCCAAAACGCGGTCATCCTGCGCTTCGAAATCGCCGAGGACTACTACCTCTACCGCGATCAGCTCGACGTGCGCATCGCCGAAGGCGACGGGATCGAGCTGGGACCGGTCAACCCGCCCGAGGGCGAACGTCACGAGGACGAGTTCTTCGGCGAGACGGAGATCTATCGCGATCAGGTCGAGATCCTCGTCCCCGTGCTGCGCGACGAGGACGACGTCTCCGAGATCACCCTGGCGATTGACTACCAGGGCTGCTGGGACGGCGGTGTGTGCTACCCGCCGCTGACGCAGGAGGTCTCGGTCAGCTTCGACGCGGATCTGGCCACCGAAGTCGACGAGGACGCCCTCCCGGAGACCGGCGACGAGGCCCTGGACGAGATCGACACCGCCGAGGCCGCCCCGGAAGAGGCGGACGACGAGACCGCCGCACCCGTCACCCAACAGGACCGCATCGCGGCCCAGCTGGCCGATGGCCAGATCTGGCTGGTGGCGCTGGCCTTCTTCGGCTTCGGTCTGCTGCTGACGTTCACCCCCTGCGTGTTCCCGATGATCCCGATCCTGTCGAACATCATCATCGGGCAGAAGAACCTGACCACACGCAAGGCATTCCTGATCTCGCTGGTGTTCGTGCTGGCGATGGCGCTGACCTACACCATCGCCGGGGTCTTCGCGGGACTCGCTGGGGCCAACCTGCAGGCGGCCTTCCAGAACCCCTGGATCATTGGGACCTTCGTCACCATCTTTATCGCGCTGGCGATGTCGATGTTCGGCTTCTACGAACTGCAGATGCCGGCCAGCGTGCAGAGCAAGCTGTCGCAGATCAGCAACCGCCAGGAAGGCGGCACCTACATGGGCGCCGGGATCATGGGCTTCCTGTCGGCCCTGATCGTCGGTCCGTGCGTAACCGCGCCGCTGATTGGCGCCCTGCTCTACATCAGCCACACCGGCGATGCGGTACTGGGCGGCATCGCCCTGTTCTCCCTGAGCATGGGCATGGGCGCCCCGCTACTGGCGATCGGCACCTCGGCCGGCCGCCTGCTGCCGAAGGCCGGTCCGTGGATGGATGCGATCAAGGCGGTGTTTGGCGTCGGCCTGCTGGCCATGGGCATCTGGCTGCTTGAACGGGTGATCCCGGGCGAGGTCGCGATGTTCCTGTGGGCGACCCTGCTGATCGTGACTGCGATCTACATGGGGGCCTTGCGCTCGCTGCCGGAGGGCACCTCGGGCTGGTACAGCCTGTGGAAGGGCCTGGGCGTGGTGATCCTGATCTACGGCATCCTGCTGATGATTGGCGCGGCAACCGGCGGCAAGGACGTGTTCCGGCCGCTGGCCAGCCTGAATCAGCCGGTGGCCTCGACCACCGGCGAACAGGGCCCGACGGAGATGGAGTTCACCAAGATCAACAGCCTGGAGGACCTCGAGCGCGAGGTCGAACGCGCGCGCGAGAACGGACAGCCGGTGTTCGTGGACTTCTACGCCGACTGGTGCGTGGACTGCGTGCGCCTGGAACGCACCACCTTCCAGGACCCGCGCGTGATCCGGGCGATGGCCGATGTTCATCTGCTCAAGGCGGACGTAACCGAGAACACCTCGGAACACCGCGAGTTGATGCGCAACTTCAGCCTGTTCGGCCCTCCCGCGATGATCTTCTACGACAGCGATGGCAACGAGTTGCGCAACTACCGTAATGTTGGCTACCTGAATGCCGATCGCTTCCTGGCCCATGTGGAAAGCGCCATCGGGGTAACGCCATGA
- the cutA gene encoding divalent-cation tolerance protein CutA has protein sequence MMPEKEPDNTNVRAWLVLTTLDDPAEAENLAGELVQRGLAACVHILPAGRSIYVWKGNIETDSEVTLLIKTSVDARDDLQAHLTEHHPYETPEIIAVPITHGSPDYLNWITQCTS, from the coding sequence ATGATGCCGGAGAAGGAACCCGACAACACGAACGTGCGCGCCTGGCTGGTACTCACCACACTGGACGACCCCGCCGAGGCGGAGAATCTGGCCGGCGAGCTGGTCCAGCGCGGGCTTGCGGCCTGCGTGCACATCCTCCCGGCCGGACGCTCAATTTATGTGTGGAAAGGGAATATCGAAACCGATTCCGAAGTCACACTGCTGATCAAAACCTCCGTCGATGCCCGCGACGACCTGCAGGCCCACCTGACGGAACATCACCCGTATGAAACCCCGGAGATCATTGCCGTGCCGATCACGCACGGGTCCCCGGATTACCTGAACTGGATAACGCAATGCACCTCCTGA
- a CDS encoding efflux RND transporter periplasmic adaptor subunit gives MSIDRLNQGNSTRRLLLSAVACCAFLALTPAGSAAEENGALEGHLDWGQTYRITAPVAGKIEAIEVRPGEHVDQDTALFRLDTRRVEADLRAAQAAIERLQLELNEANREVEKAEDLYDQTLIALREVELARIQQATVAARLAEARAQRDRARADRDDATIRAPASGRITRIDVSPGQFVNPALAPAVLAVLGSGDSMRVRALVTPDRIGSLSEGQDVTITVGEHEFSGTIDRIGWELVGKDEDQRYRVEAEFSPGDDAVLRPGQPARIELRTNS, from the coding sequence ATGTCCATCGATCGCCTGAACCAGGGCAACTCGACCCGACGGCTGTTGCTCTCGGCCGTCGCCTGCTGTGCCTTTCTGGCGCTGACTCCCGCTGGGTCGGCGGCCGAGGAAAACGGCGCGCTGGAAGGCCATCTGGACTGGGGCCAGACCTACCGCATCACGGCCCCGGTGGCCGGCAAGATCGAGGCGATCGAGGTCCGCCCGGGTGAGCATGTCGACCAGGACACCGCCCTGTTCCGCCTGGATACGCGCAGGGTCGAGGCCGACCTGCGTGCCGCGCAGGCCGCCATCGAACGTCTGCAACTGGAACTGAACGAGGCCAATCGCGAGGTCGAAAAGGCGGAGGACCTGTACGACCAGACCCTGATCGCCCTGCGCGAGGTGGAACTGGCACGCATCCAGCAGGCCACTGTCGCCGCACGCCTGGCCGAGGCCCGCGCCCAGCGCGACCGTGCACGCGCCGATCGCGACGACGCAACAATTCGCGCCCCGGCCAGCGGCCGCATCACGCGCATCGATGTCTCCCCCGGCCAGTTCGTGAATCCCGCTCTGGCGCCGGCCGTGCTGGCGGTACTTGGAAGCGGCGACTCCATGCGTGTTCGGGCACTGGTGACACCGGATCGTATCGGGTCGCTCAGCGAGGGCCAGGACGTCACGATCACCGTTGGCGAACACGAGTTTTCCGGAACAATCGATCGGATCGGCTGGGAACTTGTGGGCAAAGACGAGGATCAGAGATACCGGGTCGAGGCCGAGTTCTCGCCGGGCGATGATGCCGTACTGCGCCCCGGCCAGCCGGCCCGGATCGAACTTCGTACAAATTCCTGA